One part of the Parasphingorhabdus sp. SCSIO 66989 genome encodes these proteins:
- a CDS encoding aminoglycoside phosphotransferase family protein: MSTNNQTQMIDDFLAIAGWGGAKVSAIPGDASFRRYYRVDHKAPENGLGQAMLMVAPPPEEDVKPFLHVAEYLGRNGLRAPEIFAADAEAGLVLLEDFGTDRMREAVDDMATEDEAAIYRKAVKTLTSLHRQTLPSLPPYDQKVYQREAELFCEWYCPAQGLEIDQQSFSAALDKALEPVLAAQDRPVVVLRDYHAENIMLLEEDKQGLLDFQDALLGHPAYDLVSLLQDARRDVSEELEQEMCDYFVSRTRASDRFLSDYALLGAQRNLKIIGIFTRLMKRDGKDRYLDYIPRVWRYLERDLAHPACAPLAEWFAANIPDDYRQGEGLIDRLKA; this comes from the coding sequence GTGAGTACGAATAATCAGACGCAGATGATTGACGATTTTCTGGCGATTGCCGGTTGGGGAGGGGCCAAAGTGTCAGCGATTCCGGGGGATGCCTCCTTTCGCCGCTATTATCGGGTGGATCATAAGGCCCCGGAAAATGGTCTGGGCCAGGCTATGCTGATGGTTGCTCCGCCGCCTGAAGAGGATGTGAAGCCTTTCCTGCATGTTGCCGAGTATCTCGGTCGCAATGGCCTGCGCGCGCCGGAAATCTTTGCTGCCGATGCCGAAGCGGGACTGGTGCTGCTGGAGGATTTTGGCACCGATCGCATGCGCGAGGCTGTGGATGATATGGCTACCGAGGATGAGGCTGCCATATATCGCAAGGCGGTGAAGACACTGACATCACTGCACCGCCAGACGCTGCCGAGCTTGCCGCCTTATGACCAAAAGGTTTACCAGCGTGAGGCGGAGTTATTCTGTGAATGGTATTGTCCGGCACAAGGTCTGGAAATTGACCAGCAGAGCTTTTCTGCCGCTCTGGATAAGGCACTTGAACCGGTTCTGGCCGCACAGGATCGCCCGGTTGTGGTTCTGCGCGATTATCACGCGGAAAACATCATGTTGCTGGAGGAAGACAAGCAGGGCCTGCTTGATTTTCAGGACGCGCTGCTCGGTCATCCTGCCTATGATCTGGTATCGCTATTGCAGGATGCGCGGCGCGATGTTTCCGAGGAATTAGAACAGGAAATGTGTGATTATTTCGTCTCGCGTACACGGGCTTCTGACCGGTTTCTGAGCGATTACGCGTTATTGGGCGCGCAGCGTAATCTCAAAATTATTGGCATTTTCACCCGTCTTATGAAGCGCGATGGTAAAGACCGCTATCTCGATTATATCCCTCGCGTCTGGCGCTATCTGGAGCGCGATCTGGCGCATCCGGCTTGCGCGCCGCTGGCCGAATGGTTCGCTGCCAATATCCCCGATGATTATCGTCAGGGCGAAGGTCTGATTGACAGGTTGAAAGCATGA
- a CDS encoding Flp family type IVb pilin has protein sequence MIQIVSQLWYSRKGATAIEYGLVVGLIAVSAMVAIANVADTTSGMWDHVEDSVVSASAQEE, from the coding sequence GTGATACAGATAGTTTCGCAATTATGGTATTCGCGCAAGGGCGCGACCGCGATCGAATATGGCCTTGTTGTCGGACTGATTGCTGTCAGCGCTATGGTTGCCATTGCTAATGTCGCAGACACAACCAGTGGCATGTGGGATCATGTAGAAGACAGTGTTGTCAGCGCCAGCGCCCAAGAAGAGTGA
- the tsaE gene encoding tRNA (adenosine(37)-N6)-threonylcarbamoyltransferase complex ATPase subunit type 1 TsaE: protein MIRFADEQAMRDWAAQLATKLHIGDSIGLSGPLGAGKTSMARAMIQALGYGGEVASPSFAIVHHYDPPEVRLPLLHCDFYRLEDPAEADELGLEDQSDDAVIIAEWPEMAGGMSGPNHLAITIAVDDQELRSITLDAGETWKERLREYE from the coding sequence ATGATCCGATTTGCCGATGAACAGGCTATGCGCGATTGGGCAGCGCAACTAGCCACGAAGCTGCATATTGGTGACTCCATTGGTCTCAGCGGCCCATTGGGTGCTGGCAAGACGAGCATGGCGCGCGCGATGATACAAGCCTTGGGTTATGGAGGGGAAGTGGCGAGCCCGTCCTTCGCGATTGTGCACCATTATGATCCACCAGAAGTGCGCTTGCCGTTGCTGCATTGCGACTTCTATCGGCTTGAAGATCCGGCAGAGGCTGACGAACTGGGCTTGGAAGACCAGAGCGATGACGCGGTGATTATCGCTGAATGGCCCGAAATGGCGGGGGGTATGTCCGGTCCCAACCATCTTGCCATCACGATAGCGGTTGACGATCAGGAATTGCGTTCGATAACGCTGGACGCCGGAGAGACATGGAAAGAACGATTGCGTGAGTACGAATAA
- the folE gene encoding GTP cyclohydrolase I FolE, with protein sequence MNDMDIDLPANGNPYAAPKPPVPEDVQEAIRTLLRWAGDDPEREGLVDTPKRVARAWREYCQGYAEDPSVHLSRTFEEVGGYDEVVLLKDIPFQSHCEHHMAPIIGKAAIAYMPRDRVVGISKLARVLHGYARRLQVQERLTAEVAQCIWDHLNPHGVAVVIEASHSCMTARGVRTPGVTMSTSRLLGCFLDDHRSRDEVMKLMGY encoded by the coding sequence ATGAATGATATGGACATTGATTTGCCAGCCAATGGCAATCCCTATGCCGCGCCCAAGCCGCCGGTACCTGAGGATGTGCAGGAGGCCATTCGCACGCTTCTGCGTTGGGCCGGAGATGATCCAGAGCGCGAGGGACTGGTCGATACGCCCAAGCGTGTCGCTCGTGCATGGCGCGAATATTGTCAGGGCTATGCCGAAGACCCCTCGGTGCACCTCTCCCGCACCTTTGAAGAGGTTGGCGGTTATGATGAGGTCGTGTTGCTGAAAGACATTCCGTTCCAGTCACATTGTGAGCACCATATGGCACCGATTATCGGCAAGGCAGCGATCGCCTATATGCCGCGTGATAGGGTTGTCGGCATTTCCAAGCTTGCCCGAGTTCTGCACGGCTATGCTCGACGTTTGCAGGTGCAGGAGCGGCTCACTGCGGAAGTGGCGCAATGCATCTGGGATCATCTCAACCCGCATGGCGTTGCTGTCGTGATAGAGGCCAGCCATAGCTGTATGACCGCGCGCGGTGTACGCACTCCCGGTGTTACCATGAGCACCAGCCGTTTGCTGGGTTGCTTCCTCGACGATCATCGCAGCCGCGATGAGGTGATGAAGCTGATGGGATATTAA
- a CDS encoding (deoxy)nucleoside triphosphate pyrophosphohydrolase, which translates to MEKKLTIRFVVALAMRRDDGCYLLQKRPEGTSMAGLWEFPGGKVEAGESPEHALTREISEELGVTINPSQCLPLIFASEPLEGKHLILLLYQTDSWSGDPEALHAEELRWIKPEDMHNLPMPPADAPFIDQLK; encoded by the coding sequence ATGGAAAAAAAACTGACAATCCGCTTTGTCGTCGCGCTGGCGATGCGCCGTGATGATGGGTGCTATCTTCTGCAAAAGCGACCAGAGGGAACGTCTATGGCTGGCTTGTGGGAATTCCCGGGGGGAAAGGTGGAGGCGGGCGAAAGTCCTGAGCACGCCCTGACCCGAGAGATTAGCGAAGAGCTTGGTGTGACGATCAATCCGTCTCAATGCTTGCCACTTATCTTTGCCAGCGAGCCGCTGGAGGGCAAACATCTCATCCTTTTGCTCTATCAGACCGATAGTTGGAGCGGTGACCCTGAAGCATTGCACGCCGAAGAACTGCGCTGGATCAAGCCGGAAGATATGCACAATCTGCCCATGCCGCCCGCTGATGCGCCCTTTATCGATCAGCTGAAATAG
- a CDS encoding host attachment family protein, with product MPSSTIPANCLVVVATGAEAKLYRNVGEDNALKLRAEGTLTPKDLLSEGPSGGHVPSSSPKETDEATFSKQLAHHLYAMEQKGDYNHLVLAADPDSLGEIRPLLHKEVTDKIVLEMAKTLTNSSIKDIERSIQSN from the coding sequence ATGCCAAGCTCTACCATCCCCGCCAATTGCCTTGTCGTCGTTGCTACAGGCGCCGAGGCCAAGCTTTACCGCAATGTGGGTGAGGATAATGCACTCAAGCTGCGTGCCGAGGGCACTCTGACACCGAAAGACCTGCTCTCTGAAGGTCCTTCAGGCGGCCATGTGCCTAGTTCGTCGCCCAAGGAAACCGATGAGGCTACCTTCTCCAAGCAACTGGCGCACCATCTCTATGCCATGGAACAAAAGGGTGATTACAACCATCTCGTCCTCGCAGCAGACCCGGACAGCCTCGGTGAAATCCGCCCATTGCTGCACAAGGAAGTGACCGACAAGATCGTGCTGGAAATGGCCAAGACGCTGACCAACTCATCGATCAAAGACATCGAACGGTCGATCCAGAGTAACTAA
- a CDS encoding M48 family metalloprotease, with the protein MAKRLLTSAVAVSALLIGCSTPGSVGGVSSANAAQNEVRYLTDEEKKIGREAHPQLMQEFGGAYDSPQAAYVERIGKDIASYSGLGNAREEFTVTLLNSPVNNAFAVPGGYIYITRQLMALMNDEAELAGVLGHEVGHIDARHSQRRQRAAKRNNILGVLGQIGSAILLGDSAFGRLGQELFGRGSQLLTLSYSRGQEHEADDLGVLYLDRAGYDTQAVSTMLYSLALQNALEKRARGQTGRSVPSWASTHPDSAKRVRRSAKKAAKTEHSGTGKRNREAFLQQLDGLLYGDDPEQGVVQGNRFVHPTLGFAFNTPNGYSVNNGSRAVTVQGQGGQAQFSLAPYSNDLNAYVRSVFDALAKDNNRLPYGEIGRTTINGMPMAFSTARVNNGRQTVDVSVYAYEYSSDRAYHFVTITPAGRNNPFGQMIGSFAKVSGDEASSVRAKRIDVITVGQGDTVASLAAKMPFDNYQEERFRTLNGLANDARLTPGQKVKTVTF; encoded by the coding sequence ATGGCCAAAAGGCTATTGACCAGTGCCGTTGCAGTCTCGGCGTTGCTTATCGGCTGTTCGACACCGGGCAGCGTCGGCGGTGTCTCTTCGGCCAATGCAGCGCAAAATGAGGTGCGCTATCTTACCGATGAGGAAAAGAAGATTGGCCGCGAGGCGCATCCGCAACTGATGCAGGAATTTGGTGGCGCTTATGATTCGCCGCAAGCCGCCTATGTTGAGCGTATTGGCAAGGACATTGCCTCCTATTCTGGCCTCGGCAACGCCCGTGAAGAGTTCACAGTTACCCTGCTCAATTCACCGGTAAATAACGCTTTTGCGGTGCCCGGCGGTTATATCTATATCACCCGCCAGCTTATGGCCTTGATGAACGACGAGGCAGAGCTCGCAGGCGTGCTCGGTCATGAAGTTGGCCATATTGATGCGCGCCACTCACAACGGCGGCAGCGCGCTGCCAAGCGCAACAATATTCTGGGCGTTTTGGGACAAATTGGCTCGGCGATCTTGCTCGGAGATTCTGCCTTTGGACGCCTTGGTCAGGAATTGTTTGGCAGAGGTTCACAACTGCTGACGCTCAGCTATTCACGAGGGCAGGAGCATGAAGCGGACGATCTTGGTGTTCTGTACCTTGATCGCGCCGGCTATGACACCCAGGCGGTTTCCACCATGCTGTACTCGCTCGCGCTGCAAAATGCGTTGGAGAAACGGGCGCGCGGTCAAACCGGTCGTTCGGTTCCGAGCTGGGCCAGCACCCATCCCGACTCCGCGAAGCGTGTGCGTCGTTCTGCGAAAAAAGCGGCCAAGACCGAGCATAGCGGAACGGGTAAGCGCAACCGGGAGGCGTTCTTGCAGCAGCTTGACGGATTGCTCTACGGCGATGATCCAGAACAGGGCGTGGTGCAGGGCAATCGCTTTGTCCATCCGACACTGGGCTTCGCGTTCAATACGCCCAATGGCTATAGCGTCAATAACGGTTCCCGAGCGGTTACCGTGCAAGGGCAGGGCGGTCAGGCGCAGTTTTCTCTCGCGCCGTATAGCAATGACCTGAACGCCTATGTGCGGAGCGTTTTTGATGCTTTGGCAAAGGACAACAACCGCTTGCCCTATGGCGAAATCGGGCGGACGACGATCAATGGTATGCCCATGGCATTTTCCACCGCGCGCGTGAATAATGGTCGCCAGACAGTCGATGTTTCGGTCTATGCCTATGAATATTCTTCTGATCGGGCCTATCACTTTGTCACAATCACGCCTGCCGGACGCAACAATCCTTTTGGCCAGATGATTGGTAGTTTCGCCAAGGTCAGCGGTGATGAGGCATCGAGCGTCCGTGCCAAGCGGATTGATGTGATCACTGTTGGGCAAGGGGATACGGTGGCCAGCCTTGCTGCGAAAATGCCGTTCGACAATTATCAGGAAGAGCGTTTTCGCACGCTGAATGGTCTGGCTAATGATGCCCGATTAACGCCGGGCCAGAAGGTGAAAACGGTTACCTTTTGA
- a CDS encoding PAS domain-containing sensor histidine kinase gives MTVSSTALIGLIALFALWFVAAGWAVLTGLSMRSQARTLQRRSKRLTRLLDESPTQPLLVRSDGRLEGSERLGRWFGLDALPAYFSELLDEGAQGQGIKDDDHKALDEAIRATQRSGSGFSLEVRVARSSRRLLIKGQLSDPATMPGNAALLWIYDATASQEQIEQLGHDADEARRAFQALSGLIEAAPMPMWYRTSDLKLTLVNSAYVRAVGHSEADAVIAQAIELVEPLDGRSAQAFAADAAESGEIQRRTVSATVDGGRRTLEIVDVPIGNNGIAGYAIDVQDLQSARNALHRFREAQRDMLDSLSAGVVQFNADRSLIFSNQSFQRLFAIRQQWIADDIEFDRLLDRMREGGKLPETRDFPAWRLERRQWFHNADASEENWLLGDGTHLRVIAQPMPDGGLVLFFEDRSKEVELASARDTLLRVRTAMFDNLFEALAVFAPDGKLHLWNRRFGESWQVEEEILAAHPRVDELLKVLAKRLKRPARISEVRDVIRSASVERKQKAGRLRLTNDRHFEYAAIPLPDGNVLFTMLDISDSQNIESALRERNEALVSAERIKSEFLANMSYEFRTPLTSIGGFAEMLAQGLAGPLTSDAEEYVDAILKSVERLSKQINTVLDLSQSEAGTLPLSLQSVPIKTFLADMLAEREARIEHHGHHVAVTIAHDAGDVAIDRQRMAQAIGHVLDNSIEHIGDRGRIVIDARRQAQALRLILSDDGPGMVASLVASINDGIAASTDAKEGDSKGRTALGLALAREIVLAHGGQFELASQLDVGTMVTIVLPQ, from the coding sequence ATGACCGTCTCTTCCACTGCCCTGATAGGTCTGATCGCGCTTTTTGCCCTGTGGTTTGTTGCTGCGGGATGGGCGGTTTTGACCGGATTGTCTATGCGATCTCAGGCGCGGACCTTGCAGCGCCGATCCAAGCGTCTGACGCGGTTACTCGATGAATCCCCGACACAGCCATTGCTGGTCCGTTCCGACGGTCGTTTGGAGGGTAGTGAACGCCTTGGCCGCTGGTTCGGTCTGGACGCATTGCCCGCTTATTTTTCTGAATTGCTCGATGAAGGCGCGCAAGGGCAGGGTATTAAAGACGATGACCATAAAGCACTGGATGAAGCGATCCGCGCTACACAACGCAGCGGCAGCGGCTTTTCGCTTGAGGTGCGCGTAGCGAGGTCGAGTCGGCGGTTGCTGATAAAGGGTCAGCTGTCAGACCCTGCGACGATGCCCGGCAACGCGGCATTGCTGTGGATTTATGACGCCACGGCGAGTCAGGAGCAGATAGAGCAGCTTGGCCATGACGCCGATGAGGCGCGCCGGGCGTTTCAGGCACTGTCAGGCCTGATTGAAGCGGCGCCCATGCCGATGTGGTATCGCACGTCAGATCTCAAGCTGACACTGGTCAACAGCGCCTATGTTCGTGCGGTGGGCCATAGCGAGGCGGACGCGGTAATCGCGCAGGCTATTGAGCTGGTCGAGCCGCTTGATGGCCGCAGCGCTCAGGCATTCGCTGCCGATGCCGCCGAGTCTGGTGAAATACAAAGGCGTACTGTCTCTGCAACGGTCGATGGCGGCAGGCGGACATTGGAAATTGTCGACGTGCCCATCGGCAATAATGGCATTGCAGGCTATGCGATTGACGTGCAGGATTTGCAATCTGCGCGCAATGCTCTGCACCGTTTTCGCGAGGCGCAACGCGATATGCTCGACAGCCTGTCCGCAGGCGTAGTCCAATTCAACGCTGATCGCTCCCTTATCTTTAGCAACCAGTCATTCCAGCGACTATTCGCTATCCGTCAGCAATGGATTGCCGACGATATTGAGTTTGACCGGCTGCTTGACCGCATGCGCGAGGGCGGCAAGTTGCCAGAAACCCGTGATTTCCCGGCTTGGCGCCTCGAGCGGAGGCAATGGTTTCACAATGCCGATGCAAGCGAGGAAAACTGGCTGCTGGGTGATGGCACCCATTTGCGGGTGATTGCGCAGCCCATGCCCGATGGCGGGCTGGTGCTGTTCTTTGAAGATCGCAGCAAGGAGGTTGAACTGGCCTCTGCGCGCGATACGCTTTTGCGGGTGCGCACCGCGATGTTCGACAATTTGTTCGAGGCGCTGGCGGTGTTTGCGCCCGACGGAAAGCTGCATCTATGGAACCGGCGTTTTGGTGAAAGCTGGCAGGTAGAGGAAGAGATTCTCGCCGCTCATCCGCGCGTTGATGAGTTGCTGAAAGTGTTGGCCAAGCGGCTGAAACGCCCAGCACGCATATCCGAGGTTCGTGATGTGATCCGTTCGGCTAGTGTAGAACGCAAGCAAAAGGCGGGTCGGCTTCGCCTCACCAATGACCGGCATTTTGAATATGCTGCGATACCGCTACCCGATGGCAACGTACTTTTCACCATGTTGGACATTTCGGACAGCCAGAATATTGAAAGTGCGCTTCGTGAACGCAATGAGGCGCTGGTCAGTGCTGAACGTATCAAGTCCGAATTCCTTGCCAATATGTCCTATGAATTCAGGACACCCTTGACCTCCATTGGCGGCTTTGCCGAGATGCTGGCGCAAGGCCTGGCAGGTCCATTGACATCGGATGCAGAGGAATATGTCGACGCGATCCTCAAATCGGTGGAGCGTCTCAGTAAGCAGATCAACACCGTCCTTGATCTAAGCCAGAGTGAGGCCGGTACACTGCCACTGTCGCTCCAATCGGTGCCTATTAAGACTTTCCTTGCCGATATGCTCGCCGAACGTGAGGCGCGGATTGAGCATCATGGCCATCATGTCGCGGTTACCATTGCGCATGATGCCGGCGATGTCGCAATTGACCGGCAACGCATGGCGCAGGCTATCGGCCATGTATTGGACAACAGCATTGAGCATATTGGCGATAGGGGTCGGATCGTGATTGATGCCCGCCGTCAAGCACAGGCGTTGCGGTTGATCTTGTCCGATGACGGTCCGGGCATGGTTGCGTCTTTGGTAGCGTCGATCAATGATGGTATTGCTGCCTCGACCGACGCAAAAGAGGGTGACAGCAAAGGCCGCACAGCATTGGGTCTTGCTCTGGCACGTGAAATTGTGCTGGCGCATGGCGGCCAGTTTGAACTCGCCTCCCAGCTTGACGTTGGCACCATGGTAACGATTGTCCTGCCGCAATGA
- a CDS encoding peroxiredoxin, with amino-acid sequence MIEEGQKLPEAKLTKVAESGPEQVSSTEYFAGKKVALFSVPGAFTPTCSAQHLPGFVEKADELRAKGIDEIACTAVNDAFVMGAWNQAAGSADVTMLADGNGDFVTAMDLTMDGSGFGMGKRGQRFSMLVNDGVVEKLFVEAPGDFRVSSAEHLLEAL; translated from the coding sequence ATGATAGAAGAAGGTCAGAAGCTGCCCGAAGCAAAGCTTACCAAGGTCGCCGAGAGCGGCCCGGAACAGGTGAGCAGCACAGAGTACTTCGCGGGCAAGAAAGTGGCCCTTTTTTCCGTACCGGGTGCCTTTACCCCGACCTGCTCGGCCCAACATCTCCCGGGATTTGTCGAAAAAGCCGACGAACTGCGCGCCAAGGGCATTGATGAAATTGCCTGCACCGCGGTCAACGATGCCTTTGTTATGGGTGCATGGAACCAGGCCGCCGGTTCGGCTGATGTCACCATGCTGGCCGACGGCAATGGCGATTTTGTTACCGCCATGGACCTTACCATGGATGGAAGCGGCTTTGGCATGGGCAAGCGCGGCCAGCGCTTCTCTATGCTGGTCAATGATGGCGTGGTCGAGAAGCTTTTCGTAGAGGCCCCCGGTGATTTCCGCGTCAGCTCGGCAGAGCATCTTCTGGAAGCGCTTTAA
- the ahcY gene encoding adenosylhomocysteinase, with amino-acid sequence MTKLDHGADFIIRDLSEADFGRKEIEIAETEMPGLMALREEYGAEQPLKGAKITGSLHMTIQTAVLIETLVALGGEVRWASCNIYSTQDHAAAAIASQGIPVFAVKGETLEEYWDYIDRIFDWGAENGETCNMILDDGGDATMYALWGARVEAGEELFTPTNEEEEAFVATLKRRLEKSPGYLTKTVEAIRGVSEETTTGVNRLYQLAKQGKLPFPAINVNDSVTKSKFDNKYGCKESLVDGIRRGTDVMMAGKVAVVCGYGDVGKGSAASLRGAGARVVVTEIDPICALQAAMDGFSVMTLEEAAPQADIFVTTTGNKDVITIDHMRSMKDMAIVGNIGHFDNEIQVGALSNMKWTEIKPQVDMVEFPDGKRMILLSKGRLLNLGNATGHPSFVMSASFTNQVLAQIELWQRHEQYDNQVYVLPKHLDEKVARLHLDKLGVKLTQLSDDQASYIGVDQQGPFKSDEYRY; translated from the coding sequence ATGACCAAGCTGGATCATGGCGCAGACTTTATCATTCGCGATTTGTCCGAAGCCGATTTTGGCCGCAAGGAAATCGAAATTGCCGAAACCGAAATGCCGGGCCTGATGGCGCTGCGCGAGGAATATGGTGCAGAGCAGCCACTGAAAGGTGCGAAGATCACCGGTTCGCTGCATATGACGATCCAGACCGCTGTGCTGATCGAAACGCTGGTCGCTCTGGGCGGTGAAGTACGCTGGGCCTCCTGCAACATCTACTCGACTCAGGATCATGCCGCTGCTGCCATTGCTTCGCAGGGCATTCCGGTTTTTGCTGTCAAGGGCGAGACGCTGGAAGAATATTGGGACTATATTGATCGCATCTTCGATTGGGGTGCGGAAAATGGCGAAACCTGCAACATGATCCTCGACGATGGTGGCGATGCGACCATGTATGCGCTTTGGGGCGCACGGGTTGAGGCCGGTGAAGAGCTGTTCACCCCGACCAATGAGGAAGAAGAAGCCTTTGTTGCGACGCTGAAGCGCCGTCTGGAAAAATCGCCGGGCTATCTTACCAAGACGGTTGAAGCCATTCGCGGCGTTTCGGAAGAGACCACAACCGGCGTTAATCGCCTTTATCAGCTGGCGAAGCAGGGCAAGCTGCCTTTCCCGGCGATCAACGTCAATGACAGCGTCACCAAGTCGAAATTCGACAATAAATATGGCTGTAAGGAATCGCTGGTCGACGGCATCCGCCGCGGCACCGACGTTATGATGGCCGGTAAAGTGGCCGTTGTCTGCGGCTATGGCGATGTGGGCAAGGGTTCTGCGGCATCACTGCGCGGCGCAGGTGCGCGTGTTGTTGTGACCGAGATTGACCCGATCTGCGCACTGCAGGCGGCTATGGACGGTTTCTCCGTGATGACGCTGGAAGAAGCGGCACCGCAGGCTGACATCTTTGTCACTACGACCGGTAACAAGGATGTTATCACCATCGACCATATGCGTTCGATGAAGGATATGGCGATTGTCGGCAATATCGGCCATTTCGATAATGAAATTCAGGTCGGTGCGCTCTCCAACATGAAATGGACCGAGATCAAGCCGCAGGTCGACATGGTTGAATTTCCTGATGGCAAGCGGATGATCCTGCTCTCAAAAGGCCGTCTGCTGAACCTCGGCAACGCAACCGGCCACCCAAGCTTTGTGATGTCCGCCAGCTTCACCAACCAGGTACTGGCGCAGATCGAACTGTGGCAGCGTCATGAGCAATATGACAATCAGGTCTATGTTCTGCCCAAGCATCTCGACGAGAAGGTGGCTCGCCTGCATCTCGACAAGCTCGGCGTCAAGCTGACCCAGCTCAGCGATGATCAGGCCAGCTATATCGGCGTTGATCAGCAAGGACCGTTCAAGAGCGACGAATATCGCTACTGA
- a CDS encoding bifunctional alpha/beta hydrolase/OsmC family protein — translation MSQKVHFTNAKDIKLSGTLELPATEKVRGYALFAHCFTCTQASHGARRISEALGAMGIATLRFDFTGLGRSEGEFADSHFSANVADIVAAADYLDAEFEAPALLIGHSLGGAAVIAAAEQIPNAKAVITLGAPFAVDHVLGQLGDAVARIQQDGEGEVAIGGRPFHVNRAFVENAQGQDQATRLAKLHKALLVLHSPTDAIVGIDQARQIYEAAKHPKSFVSLPDADHLLTDAAQARYVAAMIAAWAAPHIPENTKEEETEQDAAEGEVMVESAGGKFSQRVTAGAHSFIADEPVSFGGSNLGPTPYDLLLAGLGSCTTMTIQMVAKREKIPLEHVSVTVRHKRCHSEDCQEAGEGRPRIEIIERDLKFTGDLDEAQRARLLEIADKCPVHRTLEADPIIKTKLVG, via the coding sequence ATGAGCCAGAAAGTTCATTTCACCAATGCAAAAGATATAAAATTATCAGGCACTTTGGAGCTTCCAGCTACAGAAAAGGTGCGCGGTTATGCCCTGTTTGCGCATTGCTTCACCTGCACCCAGGCCAGCCATGGCGCACGACGGATATCGGAAGCTCTAGGCGCGATGGGTATCGCCACTTTGCGCTTTGACTTTACCGGCCTGGGCCGCAGCGAGGGCGAATTTGCCGATAGCCATTTTTCTGCCAATGTTGCCGACATTGTTGCTGCTGCGGACTATCTCGACGCAGAGTTTGAAGCCCCCGCCCTGCTGATCGGCCACAGCCTTGGTGGCGCAGCCGTGATTGCCGCAGCCGAGCAGATTCCCAATGCAAAAGCAGTTATCACCCTTGGCGCTCCTTTTGCCGTCGATCATGTCCTTGGCCAGCTCGGCGATGCAGTAGCGCGCATTCAGCAGGATGGCGAAGGCGAAGTCGCCATTGGCGGCAGGCCGTTTCATGTGAATCGCGCCTTTGTCGAAAATGCGCAGGGTCAGGATCAGGCCACCCGTCTGGCCAAGCTGCATAAGGCTCTGTTGGTGCTGCATTCGCCTACCGATGCCATTGTCGGCATTGATCAGGCGCGCCAGATTTATGAGGCGGCAAAGCATCCGAAGAGCTTTGTCTCTCTGCCCGATGCCGATCATTTGCTTACCGATGCGGCGCAGGCACGCTATGTCGCAGCCATGATAGCCGCATGGGCTGCGCCGCATATCCCTGAAAACACCAAAGAAGAGGAAACCGAGCAAGACGCAGCAGAAGGCGAAGTGATGGTTGAAAGCGCCGGCGGCAAGTTCAGCCAACGCGTAACCGCAGGCGCGCATAGTTTCATCGCGGACGAACCTGTGAGCTTTGGCGGCAGCAATTTGGGGCCAACGCCCTATGACCTGCTATTGGCCGGTCTCGGTAGCTGCACCACCATGACGATTCAAATGGTCGCCAAGCGCGAGAAAATCCCGCTCGAACATGTCAGCGTCACCGTACGGCACAAGCGCTGCCATAGCGAAGATTGTCAGGAGGCGGGCGAAGGTCGCCCTCGGATTGAGATAATTGAGCGCGACCTGAAATTCACCGGCGATCTGGATGAGGCCCAACGCGCGCGGTTATTGGAGATTGCCGATAAATGCCCGGTGCACAGAACTCTCGAGGCAGATCCGATTATCAAAACCAAGCTGGTTGGATGA